The Mastacembelus armatus chromosome 4, fMasArm1.2, whole genome shotgun sequence genome segment TCACTTTAGTTCCCCACCGTGGCAAAAATCTATAATGAGATTATAGTATAGGAATAGGAGCCATATTGTATATACATTTGGACAAAAACTGTAGAATCCTGTTAATGTGAATCTCAAGGTTGCAGCCATGCATTGTGCTACTACTGTGTGGCCTTTGTAACATTCCAGCTTCATTTCAAACTGTGCAGTCAGTTACGAAACAGTAACTTACAGGTTTGGCTGCACGCATGCAAAGCGTTGATCTTCCTAGAAAAAGCTAGCTAGAAGCAGTCTTCAAAGTAAAGACTCATCTAAATCTGAGCACACTGTAAAAGCACAGCACGCAACTTCAGAGCATCTTCACTTTAGAAGGTGTGTCAATGTGTAGAGTAACTATGACCCAAGTCAGTTTTTGTTCAGCATGTGTCAGTGGTCTGCTGGTGGTTAGAGAAACATAGAGCTTCACTCTGACACCACAGAAAAGGCCATTCAATAGCACTCTGTCTTAGTAAAACAGAATGCCTCATCAATCGAACAGGAAAATTCTTCAGTGAGCCGGCGAAACAGATCAAATATAAACTGCAAATGACCCAGATGCTGAACAAAACTGAGTAGGTGGCACCTTATCTTGTGCTCTGCAGCTGACACTCCTAAGTTGTGCTTTGGTTCCAAATCCAAAATAATGGACATTTTACTGCACATCTTAATTGCATTGGCTTAACTGGACTCTATTATctcagtttgtgtattttttttaaatggttatATAATTAAGATGGAATTACTTAAATATAATTGAAAAGGGTAAGTGCAAATCTTAATGATTTGCTGAGACATGCTGCCAATCCTCCAGCACAGACCaaccaaacaataaaaaataaatagaatgcAATCACACAATTCAAGCTAACTACAATATATTAATATAGATCTTCTGTTGTCATACActcattaaaacagaaaaagaaaaacaaaaaaaacagaattcaaTCACTCAATTAACTCAAGATTCTCAGTTTCCCCTACTCATGCCCTCCCCTACTGCCCCTCCCTCCGATAACTTTTCATGCACCCAATATCAGTATGATAAGTCAATATATCAAAgagaaacatttctgaaaaatgcTGAAACTTGGGAGTTCAACATGTGGTGACCCCTAGAGTATGGTAAGGGAGggttaggaaaaaaaaaagccaatttAACAAGAAGCTGACATCATTTTCAttctgggagaaaacaaaagtaTTCCAAAGCCCTTAAAAGGTCTTGCTGACACAtgaaatctgtttaaaaaaaaaaaaaaaaactaactagaGCCTCTAAACTGACGTGTGTGGCATTATCCAGGCTGTGACACATTCCTTTGCCCCATCGCATATCAACTACCCTACAGGGattgtaaaaaataaaccaaCATGACCCCCAAATTGAGAAacaaaaagggggaaaaaatcaaTTGCATTCCCTCCCCTTTGCAACACTTATGTCCACCAAACCCCTACAGCTCTCTCCCCAACTCTCAAGCAAACATGCACACTCACTtccatacaaatacacacacacacacacacacacacacacacacacacacacacacacacacacacagaaaatcactCAGGTTCAGCTGCAGTCACTAATGAAGAGAAGGGGAGATGCCTGTAAGGAAAGCGTCTGGACAGTCGCTGGGACTTCACCCCACctcacccctccctccctcccccgcCTGCCTCAGGCTACCATGAACAAATGAAGCCATGATATCAGGTATTTTCATCCAAGTCACCACTGTTCAAATTCACAGAGTCAGATAGACTTTTTCGTACTCAGTCCTCATAACTTCTGAATTTTCTCAGCCACCACGATGGGGTTCTCCTTGCGTATGCGGGCAGCAGCTGCACTCCGGTAATCATAGGGACAGTCGTGTTTGTCAGAATAACGGTGTATGGCACAGAACAGGTTGCCGCAGCGACAGTCAAAACCTTCAGCAAAGACAAGCAAACAGCATCATACATAATGCTGGTACACTAATTCTTGTACATAAGAGATCAGCATTACTGCACTGACCTGCACAGGTTGAAAGTTTAAAATCTGCTGCACTTGTAACACTACCATACATCCCAGCTGGATAAATTTATTCTTGAAGTGCTTTTAAACTAAGCACATTTAATCACTAAAACATCTTATAGCAATAAACCtcttaaacagaaaacaaaacaggaccTAAATAAAGATCTGCAATTCAGAGGTCCACTTTTCCCATAGGGTGGTGTTGTTACCAGACTGTGTTCAGGCTCATTTTCACAGGCATACTGGGGGTTTTGGTCAGTGTTGggtctatatataaatattactATCCAATATTAAAAAGGCCCCGGCGCTTCCTGTGAGGTAATTCTGTTTGCAAAAAGAGGAGGCCAAGTCTGAAAAATGCAGCACTAATCTACATTATGTTGCTTTCTGCAAAGTGTTCAGGTATGGAAAAAAACGTCACACGAACTGTAATGTTTGGTGAGACTGTGGATATGTAGGTTACAAATATTTGATAATAGGCCCCTTGAAAGAAGAAACAGATATTAAAGTATTTCTAAATGTTAACAATAAGCCAGAGAGCTTAAAGTAGAGAataacatttttctctcttaGTGTTATAGAAACTGTGACAGCTGATTTTCACCAGAAGATAGTTACTTAGTTAGGCAAAACCTAAGAAGCAGTTTGACATTTACTGACTTGTAGTTGTTCTTAAAATTATTTGTGCGATTTAGTGTCCTTGCAACTTCCATACAATGAATGTAAATGGAAAGGAACAGGGTGAACTTGGTTCATACTTAGGGAATATCACAACTACAATGTGATAAAGAgctgtcaatttttttttttttttttttttaagtaaggGGTATTTCTTCCTTTAGaattaaacataaaacttctgtcagtgctgtgaaTTAAAAATGGACAATGATTTGCTGTGACAAAACACAGTACATCGTAAGACAGAGCTGAGCTTATCAAAACCTACAGCGCTAGTGTGTTAAAACTGTGGTGGACTGAAAACTGACAGGTAATGAGCAGTAAATCACAGCAAGGGAAGTCTCATAACCTTTGAACCATAGAAGATAACACTCAACACAGTTTCCTTACCAGTAAGGCCCACTTTTTTCCGACAAGAAAAGCAGCgattctttttcttgtttttatcagGAGTTTGGTCACCATCAGACGAAGCCTGTGCTGCTTCCCCCACTGGTtctggtggaaaaaaacaatggtTACAAAAAAAACTGATCCAATATTTCTTCAGGTGTATGCTTCTATAAAAGGATTAGCTGTATGTTTAATGCTAACAGGTGAAATACTAAAACAGATGACATCctaaacaaaacctaaaaaaggtgccagatgtttttcttgttttgggGATACGAAGACTATTGTAGAGAAGGGATGCTTTATTGAAGTCTGGAGAAAATTCATTCAAGAGTTTACTATGTTTGGATACCTTCCTTCTTATAAGTAGCTAGCCCTCTCAACAGCTGCAAGTGAGGCTCAGGGCATGTGACATTTCATAGTGAAATGTTGGTGGGTAGAGGACTGATTTGGGAAAGAACCACTGTGTTCCATGGTGTGTACCTGTGCTGTTGGAAGTACACTCCTCTTCTCCCTGATCAGCCTCTGCTCGATCAGAGTCTACAGCTCCTGAATCTTGGGAGATGCTCATAGCGGTCATCTGTTGAGTTACTGGACTGGGAGAACTAGGACTGACattacaacaacaaccaaagcAATTCATTATTTTAGAGCAGTATAGGGAATTcttttctaattaaaaaaaaatacataaaatacatgaagcattaaaacaaataaatcatttgGCAGAAAATGCACTGAGAGACTGTGTgagaatatactgtacatttgttaGTGCTTCCCCTACACAAGAAAAATTCATTACTACACTACATGGACAGATCAAGTACAAATCCAATTTCTTCAAGATGGGAACAAATGACTGTTTGGATTACTCTTTAGATGGTCTGGGAAGAATAAACAACTTCTCTGATAACTGGCTGTACTGTAATGTGTGCAACTCAGATTGCATTACTGTAATGTCGACATGGATCCTATTTAGACTATAGTACAGTTACTGCTGAAATAAAATCCTGTAGTCTTTTacttgtgtttctttctgtttatcCAGGGGTGTATTCAAGAAAGCATAACTCTGAGCTCAGAGTTGATTAATCAGTTTCAGAAGAGCTAATCAGTTAGTTCAACCAACTCTGAGTTGACTGAGTTAACCGCATGCACCAGGACTACAAAAACCCATTATCAATGGAACTCAGACACAATGATTCAATATGGCAATGGAGAAAAAATGCACTTGATATTTATTTAGGTGGCAGCAGCTCAAAATGAATGGTAAGAACATTAAACAGGCAAGGCTCTAAttaccttttttgttttttagcataTTTGACACTTTCATGAAATTAAAAACCTTATTAActggttttatttcaacatgcatTGGCTTTCTATCCAAATAGGACAGCACCTTGCATTGCAGCTCATTGCTGTGTGTGAAATGGGTGAATGGGCACTGGGTTAAACTGCTTTGCATGCACTtgtgtgtagaaaagcactattTGAGTGTAATACTGTTTACAAAAACCTGCAAGTCATTACAAGCCCCTCACAATCACGTCAGTAAAGATAAATGATTGGCTACTCTCTAATTCGGGTTTTTGTCTGCTTCTTCTGacacacaatgaaaatgaaaatgaatgtgctcCAATATGAACTGTATGAATGAGGAAATGTCTACAGCTTCTGTAGACACaacaggaggaaagagagacagaaagttaAGAGGTTTTGAAGAAAACCTGGCAGCAGATTTGTTTAAGTGATCTCTGTTTCTGGAACAAAAAACTCTGTTTCCCTCAACTCAGGGTTAAACTAGAGTTTTCACTATATCTGCTTTCTTGATCCCAAATATGCACTATGAATTAATGAGTTATTTAACAATATGCAACACTTTTAAGCCTAAGATGATCACCTAAGATCACCTAAGACAATCACCTGAGATATCAAAAGCCAAAGAAAAAATAGACAAAGCTATGAACAGAAATCACTGAGAAGCAACACCTACCAAGCACctgtggaaaaaataaacacaaacatagaccTCTCAGTGAAGGTGTAGCAAACCCTGCTTTAAGATAAAGGatgtattgtattattatattatgtacaATTTCTGGTAAACGATTATTTGATATTCAAAGAACCAACAGTCCTGACTAGCTATGATATAGATCATACAGATTTCGTTTATAGGTTCTATAGCAAACATGCTATAAAATATACTGACAAGTATTCTAATGTTTGCAAATATCTCAGATTTCAGCACTCCCACTGACTCTCTGTAAAATTAGGTTGGAGATAAATATAGCATACTGCATATGAACTCCTTAAAACTGATGAACACTTTACACTGACTGACAAAGGGACCTCACCAAAGAGCTTGGAGTCTTTCTGTTAAGTTAAAAATGGTTGAGTGGTGGAAGAACTGTAACATAATCCCAGAATGCTGTGTAGTGATGAGGTAAAGAGGTAAAATTGTAGCTTACATGTGCATCTCTGATTTCATCACAGTCAAGCTGTTGTACTAGGATTAATTGAGGGGGACTAATGTCAACACAGAACACAATGTGCTGGAACAAGTGATGAATTGACCTATTTGTTATTTAATTAAAGaggcattttaacattttaatcaaatgtaaaaCACTATGTGCAAGTATGGGGTCAAAGGttccatatttttcatttaattagcTTGTTTAGCACCTTAAAAAACATATCACAGTCAACAGAATATTATATTTCTAATCCTACTTCATAAATGACATCGTAACTACCCATCTATAATGATTTGGTATACTTTGGAACAATGAAGTGCTAAGCAAATTCCCCATATGCCATACCTGCTTGTTTGTTCCTCAGGTGGGGTTCCTACCACCTCTGTACTGGGATCTGATGATGTGCTCTCCACAGTCACACCAGCTGGTCCTGGTGATCCTGCTGGTGATGTAGCTGCTGTGTGGGGAGAGAACATTCTGATAGCACAAACATGGAACTCGTTGTTTTGGCCTTGAACATGATGACTATCCATTTGTATCTGATCATGTCTTTGATTTCCTGTATTTTCTACCATGATCAGATGTGTTTTGAGTTCATGTAAATCAGATGGAAATGTAACTCTCTTGCTTTCTGATGCCACAGTCCAGGCAGCTACTGCTACCTCTGTTCTCCAACCCCTTTTAGCAAATTCAAGGTCCTCCCATGCCTGTCCCGTTTTCgagaaaccccccccccccaattaaACTTCTTATCTTTTTCCACCTAATAGACCCACATACTGCACACCCCTCCCTGATTTTTATAGGTCAAGTCTCTCCCATCTTCCTACCTTTCTCTCCCGGGGGGCTGGATCGCCCCCCTCCCTGTTGTCTCTGCAGGTGTTCCTTGTAGCAGACCGAGCACATGCCGTTGGTGCGGGGGTTACCATAGAAACCGCATCCCATAGTGCAAAGCATTGGCACCTGCGTCTGATTGGTCTCCTGAGCCATGCTTTGACAGAGGGGGTAAGGGGGATGGGAGAGGATATTCCTGAAAATGGGGTTGCAGAAGTTAGTCAAAATGATTAGCAGTCCCTGTTTGAATAAatcattcttcttttttcagctAAAAGAGCTTGGAGACTGGCATTGGAGCATGAGAGTAGAGTTTCTTTGTGAGCTTAGGGTTATCACCAACTAGTTGTTGCTGTAATGAAGGTTTTCTTCAAACAGGTTCATAAATAccacttcttcttttttattattttacattaactaAAATTAAGTCCAACACCACCACCAGTGTGTAGAGGTCCAGTTACACCATTATCGCACAAACAGACTTtgtcacactgaaataaaattacagTCTGAcctatttttcaaaataaatggaaTATACAGTACGACATCccataacagcagcagcagaaaaggaTCGCCTAATGATGACACGCACCTCCAGCATCATGAAGGAAATGAGCCAGGAGTTTGAAGAGTATTTAAGAGTAACCTAAGGCATACCAATGAAAAGGTATGTAAAGAAAGACGCAACATTTCTTTGTGAAAGGGCAAGATACAGTCTGCGATAACAAGCTAGCTCAGCTGGTTTATGCATTCCTTCCCCACACACAAGATGTTTTGGTCTGGACAAAGTTAACAAAAAACAAGCCGAGGTTATGTCTGCACAAAACCACCTCGAAAACTTAAAATGAACCACACAACAAGCGAAGAGCGGGCAAATGTTGCGAACGGTGCATGGAATCTTGCTAAACAACTTAGAGCTGAGTGTTAGTTAGCACTTTGAGTTTGTCCGCAGGAGAAAACAATTGTCCTCTGCTTGCATAGCTCAGAGCAAACACTATCGTTAGCAGACAGCCTCGCTGGACGTTTTGTCTGTCTGACGCCGCATACCAATGCAAAAAGGAGGACCGAACTCTTTTGGTAGCCTTCGATCATGGTGACtatgaaggaaataaaaaaaatacagcatccTTGGCGAAAAAGATGATCAAATCTCGTGTTTTAAATCGAATAAACGCTAGTGTTAGCAGACTAGCGTTAGCTGAACTGCTAGCATACCCAGTCAGCCCACAGACAGTGCGCTTCCTGCCAGTGCGCTAACGGCTTTAAAATCGCTCACACACCGCGGGTGTCTCTCACACACGTCTAGGATGAAAACAGTACCTGAAACTGACGGTACCGGTGGCTGTCGACGACCTTGTGCTTCAGATTTGTACAAATTGTGTGCCCAGCGGAGCGCGCGGCCTCCTACCCAGCGTTAGCTCCCGACATTCGAAACAACGACCATGACGTCATCCTCAGCATCAACGGCCAACACGGCAAAAGTCCACCACCCCATCACaacacacagtcacaacagcacaacataccatcacaacacac includes the following:
- the LOC113129046 gene encoding AN1-type zinc finger protein 5 isoform X4 is translated as MAQETNQTQVPMLCTMGCGFYGNPRTNGMCSVCYKEHLQRQQGGGRSSPPGEKATSPAGSPGPAGVTVESTSSDPSTEVVGTPPEEQTSSPSSPSPVTQQMTAMSISQDSGAVDSDRAEADQGEEECTSNSTEPVGEAAQASSDGDQTPDKNKKKNRCFSCRKKVGLTGFDCRCGNLFCAIHRYSDKHDCPYDYRSAAAARIRKENPIVVAEKIQKL
- the LOC113129046 gene encoding AN1-type zinc finger protein 5 isoform X3 — translated: MAQETNQTQVPMLCTMGCGFYGNPRTNGMCSVCYKEHLQRQQGGGRSSPPGEKAATSPAGSPGPAGVTVESTSSDPSTEVVGTPPEEQTSSPSSPSPVTQQMTAMSISQDSGAVDSDRAEADQGEEECTSNSTEPVGEAAQASSDGDQTPDKNKKKNRCFSCRKKVGLTGFDCRCGNLFCAIHRYSDKHDCPYDYRSAAAARIRKENPIVVAEKIQKL
- the LOC113129046 gene encoding AN1-type zinc finger protein 5 isoform X2, whose translation is MAQETNQTQVPMLCTMGCGFYGNPRTNGMCSVCYKEHLQRQQGGGRSSPPGEKATSPAGSPGPAGVTVESTSSDPSTEVVGTPPEEQTSSPSSPSPVTQQMTAMSISQDSGAVDSDRAEADQGEEECTSNSTEPVGEAAQASSDGDQTPDKNKKKNRCFSCRKKVGLTDLSFGKFPFTRIHVKVLVLMMDLPKRLCDLACHHRDCSPGISWSSAARTLNFFSQSSERFRYKRSLWVFLSDDYVQVK
- the LOC113129046 gene encoding AN1-type zinc finger protein 5 isoform X1, whose protein sequence is MAQETNQTQVPMLCTMGCGFYGNPRTNGMCSVCYKEHLQRQQGGGRSSPPGEKAATSPAGSPGPAGVTVESTSSDPSTEVVGTPPEEQTSSPSSPSPVTQQMTAMSISQDSGAVDSDRAEADQGEEECTSNSTEPVGEAAQASSDGDQTPDKNKKKNRCFSCRKKVGLTDLSFGKFPFTRIHVKVLVLMMDLPKRLCDLACHHRDCSPGISWSSAARTLNFFSQSSERFRYKRSLWVFLSDDYVQVK